CTGTGTACTCGAACCGACCAAACAGAAAGTGCTGGACTACCTACCCAAAGTAGATTCACTAAAAGAAAGTGCCAAAGACATTGCGCTCAATAAAATTGCGGGTTTCAACTTCCACAACAGAAGCCAATTCAACTTTGATAAACTCATTGCTGACTCTGATAATGTTGCTATAAATCTTAGAAACTACATCAATGGCTTTTCAACCAGTGCCAGGGAAATTATTGAGTACTTCAATTTTGATGATCAAATAGACCGAATGGACGGCCCCCAGGCCGATATTCTTTTTCGTGTCGTTAAGTCTTTTCAAGAAATAGATTTAACCGACATGGATTCCATGGAAATGGGGTACACCTTCGAAGAACTCATCCGAAAATTTGCGGAACAATCCAACGAAACAGCCGGGGAACACTTTACACCAAGAGAAGTCATTCGCCTGATGGTAAATGTACTTTTCATTGAAGATAAAGACATACTTACCCAAGACGGAATTGTAAAAACACTTTATGACCCTGCCTGCGGTACTGGCGGAATGCTTTCGGTAGGTGAGCAATATGTAAAAGAACTCAACCCGAAAGCTGAACTAAAAGTGTTTGGTCAGGAAATCAATCCTGAATCCTACGCCATCTGTAAATCGGATATGCTGATTAAAGGTCAAAACCCAAGCAACATCAAGTTTGGAAACACCTTTACAGTGGATGGACTGGAAGAAGAAAAGTTTGATTACATGCTTTCCAATCCGCCTTTTGGTGTGGACTGGAAAAAAGCCGAAAAAATCATCAAAGCCGAAGCAGACAACAAAGGCATGAGCGGACGTTTTGGGGCAGGATTACCAAGAATCAATGATGGTTCTTTGCTTTTCCTGCAACACATGATTTCTAAAATGAAATCAGGAGGAACTCGAATTGGAATTGTTTTTAATGGCTCGCCATTGTTTACGGGTGCAGCTGAAAGTGGCGAAAGCAATATCCGGAAATGGATTATTGAAAATGATTGGCTGGAAGCAGTCATTGCCCTGCCCGATCAACTCTTTTACAACACAGGCATTAGCACCTATATCTGGATAATCACCAACAACAAAAGTGCCGAGCGAAGCGGTAAAGTGCAATTGATAAATGCAACTGGTGCAAAAGATGAAGAACTGACCAAAGAAGGCAAACTCGATTTCAACCGCTTTTGGCAAAAAATGGACAGAAGCCTGGGCAATAAACGCAAGAAAATTGCTGAAAACGGAAATGAAAAAGGCATTGGCTTCATTACGCAACTCTATGGCAATTTTGAAGAAAACGAGTTTTGCAAAATTCTGCCCAATGAGTTTTTTGGCTATTGGAGAATTACGGTTGAACAGCCGCTAAAGGAAAACGGCAAGGTGGTAAAAAGTAAAGGACAACCCAAGCCCGACACTTCTTTGCGTGATTACGAAAATATACCTTTCCTTGTAAAGACAGGGTATGCCCTGTCTCCTCAGACGATCGAGGGTTATTTTGAGCGGGAAGTAAAACCCCATCTACCCGAAGCGTGGATAGACCACAGCAAAACCAAAGTTGGTTATGAAATAAACTTTACCAAATATTTCTATGAGTTTAAGCCATTAAGGCCACTGGCAGACATCAAAGCCGATATTTTGGCTTTAGAGGAAAAAACGTTGGAAACTGAAAAAACGGTATTGGACTCATGAGTAAAATAGAAAATATCATCCTAAATAAAAGCGACCTGCTTTTTAAAGGTATTGACACACTCATTGAGCATGCTAGAAGCAAAGTTGCGATATATGTCAATCAAGAATCTACCTTGCTGTATTGGTCTATTGGGCAATTTATTAATACTGAACTAAAGACAGAAGAACGCTTGGAATATGGAGCAAAAATAGTTGCGACACTGTCGCAACAATTGAGTTGGAGTCACTTGATTGAGTTGGCTAATATTGACAATGCCTCCAAACGCCTTTTCTATAGCCGTATGAGCATCCACAACCGCTGGGGTGTAAGAGAACTTAGAGAAAAAATAGACAGTATGACTTTTGAGCGTACGGCAATAGCCCTCAAAGACGAAAAAGACATCGTTAATTTGCTCTCTTCATCACCCAATGAGACGCTAATACCTGAAATGGTATTTAAAAACACCTATGTCCTGGATTTTTTAAACCTACCCAATTTTCATTCAGAGAAAGAGCTAGAAAATGCCATCATCCTTCAATTAGAGCAATTTATTATGGAATTGGGCAAGGGCTTTGCTTTTTTAGAACGCCAAAAACGCATCTCTATTGACGCCATTGATTATCATTTAGACCTACTATTTTATCATCGAAAACTTAACAGGCTGGTAGCTATTGATTTGAAATTGGGCAAATTTAAGCCTGAGTACAAAGCCCAAATGGAACTCTACTTGCGGTATTTGCAAAAACACGAAAAACAAACACACGAAAACGACCCTATAGGCTTGCTCTTGTGTAGCGAGGGCAATACCGAACACATAGAATTACTTATGCTGGGCGAAGAAAACATCAAGGTAGCCCAATACCTTACCGAACTGCCCGACAAACAGTGGTTTATTGACAAAATGCACCGTGCTATAGAGATTTCTAAAATGAACATAAACAGCAAGCCATGAGAAAATACGATGCATACAAAGATTCTGGCATAGAGTGGATTGGAGAGATTCCGAGTCATTGGGAATTAGTACCAATAAAATATTCATTGTCAATTCCATTAACAGATGGTCCGCATGAAACCCCTGAGTTGGTAAGTGAAGGTGTTATTTTCATTTCAGCTGAAGCCATAAAGGAAGATAAAATTGATTTTGAGAAGAAAAGGGGAAATATCACAATAGAAGACCATGAAAGATTTTCCAAGAAATATAAACCTCAAAAAGGAGATGTGTATATGATTAAGTCTGGTGCTACTACAGGAAATTTAGCTAGAGTAGAAACAGATACGGAATTTAATATATGGTCTCCATTAGCTGCTTTTCGTCCAGATCCCGAGAAAATAACAACTGATTTCTTGTTTTTTTATATGAAATCTAAACGCTTTTTCACAGCGATTGAACTTGGCTGGAATTATGGAACTCAGCAAAACATTGGAATGAATGTCTTAGAGAATTTAAGATTGGTGCGACCAACCATAGAAGAACAAACCGCCATCGCCCACTACCTCGACCGTAAAACAGCCGAGATAGACGAACTGATAGCCGACAAAAAACGCCTGCTCGAACTCTACGAAGAAGAAAAAACAGCCCTCATCAACCAGGCCGTTACCGGTAAAGCCAAGGCATGCCTTGGCTCAGATGCACCTATGAAAGATTCAGGCATTGAATGGCTGGGGGAAATTCCGGAGGAGTGGGAGGTGAAGCGGTTGAAATTAATCGTTTCTAAAATTGGAAGTGGAGTAACTCCATCAGGTGGCTCTTCTGTATATTTAACAAGTGGAATACCATTGATTAGAAGCCAGAACATCCATTTTGATGGTATAAGGCTTGATGATGTAGCCTATATATCCGAAGAGATTGATGAAGGAATGAGTAATAGCAGGATTCAAGATGGTGATGTGTTACTAAATATTACAGGTGCTTCAATTGGTAGATGTTTTTATGTGCCTGATGGATTTGGAAAAGGAAATGTTAATCAGCATGTATGTATCATTCGTCCTATTCTGGAAAAAGTAGAAACAATTTTTCTCTATTATATCATGCGTTCCGAAATAGGACAAACACAAATTAGACTTCAGCAAACAGGTGCTAATAGAGAGGGCTTAAATTTTGAACAATTGAAGAATTTTATTTTACCCTTACCAGAATCTAACGAAGAACAACAAGCCATCGTCCGCCACATCGAAACGGAAAATGCCCGTATAGACGCCAAAAAATCCAAAACCGAAAAATTGATTGACCTCTTAACTGAGTACCGCACGGCGCTCATCAGCGAGGTGGTGACTGGGAAGGTGAAAGTAAGCGATTGAGCAACTAAAAGCTTGCTTTTGGTATTTTATATGTTATTTTTGGAATATTTTTACAAAAATAGCCTGCAAAATGGTACTCGAAATACGCATAAGCAATTTTTTCTCTATCAAGGAGGAACTCAGGCTCGATTTTCGGGCAGCCCCTATACGGTCGGCCCATGCGCGCTCGCTGGATCGCAATATCTTTTCATACACGGATACCGAGGTGCTGAAAACTGTGGTGATCTATGGGGCCAATGCCTCAGGCAAAAGTAATCTGATCAAATCTATCCGGTTTTGCCACAACCTGGTACTGCAATCACACTTGCACAACGA
The DNA window shown above is from Bacteroidia bacterium and carries:
- a CDS encoding class I SAM-dependent DNA methyltransferase encodes the protein MKNFKEKADLIWRVADLLRGDYKQSDYGKVILPMTVLRRLDCVLEPTKQKVLDYLPKVDSLKESAKDIALNKIAGFNFHNRSQFNFDKLIADSDNVAINLRNYINGFSTSAREIIEYFNFDDQIDRMDGPQADILFRVVKSFQEIDLTDMDSMEMGYTFEELIRKFAEQSNETAGEHFTPREVIRLMVNVLFIEDKDILTQDGIVKTLYDPACGTGGMLSVGEQYVKELNPKAELKVFGQEINPESYAICKSDMLIKGQNPSNIKFGNTFTVDGLEEEKFDYMLSNPPFGVDWKKAEKIIKAEADNKGMSGRFGAGLPRINDGSLLFLQHMISKMKSGGTRIGIVFNGSPLFTGAAESGESNIRKWIIENDWLEAVIALPDQLFYNTGISTYIWIITNNKSAERSGKVQLINATGAKDEELTKEGKLDFNRFWQKMDRSLGNKRKKIAENGNEKGIGFITQLYGNFEENEFCKILPNEFFGYWRITVEQPLKENGKVVKSKGQPKPDTSLRDYENIPFLVKTGYALSPQTIEGYFEREVKPHLPEAWIDHSKTKVGYEINFTKYFYEFKPLRPLADIKADILALEEKTLETEKTVLDS
- a CDS encoding PDDEXK nuclease domain-containing protein: MSKIENIILNKSDLLFKGIDTLIEHARSKVAIYVNQESTLLYWSIGQFINTELKTEERLEYGAKIVATLSQQLSWSHLIELANIDNASKRLFYSRMSIHNRWGVRELREKIDSMTFERTAIALKDEKDIVNLLSSSPNETLIPEMVFKNTYVLDFLNLPNFHSEKELENAIILQLEQFIMELGKGFAFLERQKRISIDAIDYHLDLLFYHRKLNRLVAIDLKLGKFKPEYKAQMELYLRYLQKHEKQTHENDPIGLLLCSEGNTEHIELLMLGEENIKVAQYLTELPDKQWFIDKMHRAIEISKMNINSKP
- a CDS encoding restriction endonuclease subunit S, with the protein product MRKYDAYKDSGIEWIGEIPSHWELVPIKYSLSIPLTDGPHETPELVSEGVIFISAEAIKEDKIDFEKKRGNITIEDHERFSKKYKPQKGDVYMIKSGATTGNLARVETDTEFNIWSPLAAFRPDPEKITTDFLFFYMKSKRFFTAIELGWNYGTQQNIGMNVLENLRLVRPTIEEQTAIAHYLDRKTAEIDELIADKKRLLELYEEEKTALINQAVTGKAKACLGSDAPMKDSGIEWLGEIPEEWEVKRLKLIVSKIGSGVTPSGGSSVYLTSGIPLIRSQNIHFDGIRLDDVAYISEEIDEGMSNSRIQDGDVLLNITGASIGRCFYVPDGFGKGNVNQHVCIIRPILEKVETIFLYYIMRSEIGQTQIRLQQTGANREGLNFEQLKNFILPLPESNEEQQAIVRHIETENARIDAKKSKTEKLIDLLTEYRTALISEVVTGKVKVSD